Proteins found in one Cellulomonas palmilytica genomic segment:
- a CDS encoding glutamate synthase subunit beta, with product MADPRGFLRTRERELPCDRPVPVRILDWAEVHRHPTGEPDALAVLHRQAGRCMDCGVPFCHHACPLGNLVPEWNDLTWRAQWRDASDRLHQTNNFPEVTGRVCPAPCESGCVLGINQAPVTIRNVELSIVEEAFHRGLVTPAVPQRMTGRTVAVVGSGPAGLAAAQQLTRVGHTVTVYERAPAPGGLMRFGIPEYKLPAAVLERRLDVMRAEGTVFRCGVEVGRDIGGDELRLRHDAVVVTVGSTVPRDLDVPGRELRGVMPAMDYLVPANHAAVGEPLPGAPVATGLDVVVVGGGDTGADCVGTAVRQGARSITQLEIMPPAPHERPSDQPWPTYPTVFKISTSHEEGGERLFAVSTTELVGDDDGRVAGLALVDVRRGDDGAFVPVPGTRRVLPAQLVLLALGFTGPERGSLADELGLEVGPRGAFVRADDFTTGTPGVFVAGDCGRGQSLVVWAIAEGRAVAASVDRHLTGSTQLSAPIAASTVAMRA from the coding sequence ATGGCCGATCCCCGTGGGTTCCTGCGCACGCGTGAGCGCGAGCTCCCGTGCGACCGCCCGGTCCCGGTCCGGATCCTCGACTGGGCGGAGGTGCACCGGCACCCGACGGGCGAGCCTGACGCGCTCGCGGTGCTGCACCGCCAGGCCGGACGGTGCATGGACTGCGGCGTGCCGTTCTGCCACCACGCGTGCCCGCTGGGGAACCTGGTCCCGGAGTGGAACGACCTCACGTGGCGGGCGCAGTGGCGCGACGCGTCGGACCGCCTGCACCAGACCAACAACTTCCCGGAGGTCACGGGGCGGGTGTGTCCCGCGCCGTGCGAGTCGGGGTGCGTGCTGGGCATCAACCAGGCGCCCGTGACCATCCGGAACGTCGAGCTGTCGATCGTCGAGGAAGCGTTCCACCGTGGCCTCGTCACGCCCGCGGTGCCGCAGCGCATGACCGGTCGCACGGTCGCGGTGGTCGGCTCGGGTCCCGCGGGGCTCGCCGCGGCGCAGCAGCTCACGCGCGTCGGCCACACCGTCACGGTGTACGAGCGCGCGCCCGCGCCCGGCGGCCTGATGCGCTTCGGCATCCCGGAGTACAAGCTGCCCGCGGCGGTGCTCGAGCGGCGCTTGGACGTCATGCGCGCCGAGGGCACGGTGTTCCGGTGCGGGGTGGAGGTCGGCCGCGACATCGGGGGCGACGAGCTGCGGCTGCGGCACGACGCGGTCGTCGTGACCGTGGGCTCGACGGTCCCGCGCGACCTCGACGTCCCGGGACGCGAGCTGCGCGGCGTGATGCCCGCGATGGACTACCTGGTGCCCGCGAACCACGCGGCCGTGGGCGAGCCGCTGCCGGGTGCGCCCGTCGCGACGGGGCTCGACGTCGTGGTCGTCGGCGGTGGCGACACGGGTGCGGACTGCGTCGGGACCGCCGTGCGGCAGGGGGCGCGATCGATCACGCAGCTCGAGATCATGCCGCCCGCTCCGCACGAGCGCCCGTCGGACCAGCCGTGGCCGACGTACCCGACGGTGTTCAAGATCTCGACGTCGCACGAGGAGGGCGGCGAGCGGCTGTTCGCCGTGAGCACCACCGAGCTCGTCGGGGACGACGACGGGCGCGTGGCCGGCCTGGCGCTCGTGGACGTGCGACGCGGTGACGACGGCGCGTTCGTCCCGGTGCCCGGCACGCGGCGCGTGCTGCCCGCGCAGCTCGTGCTGCTGGCGCTCGGTTTCACCGGGCCGGAGCGCGGTTCGCTCGCCGACGAGCTCGGGCTCGAGGTCGGCCCGCGCGGCGCGTTCGTGCGTGCCGACGACTTCACCACGGGCACGCCCGGCGTGTTCGTCGCCGGGGACTGCGGGCGCGGGCAGTCGCTCGTCGTGTGGGCGATCGCGGAGGGCCGCGCGGTCGCCGCGTCGGTGGACCGGCACCTGACCGGGAGCACGCAGCTGTCCGCGCCGATCGCGGCGAGCACGGTCGCGATGCGCGCCTGA
- a CDS encoding DUF1905 domain-containing protein: MDVEFETRLRLWDARKHDSWTFADLPTDVADDIADVVEGSSRGFGSVRVEATIGTTTWRTSIFPGAETYVLPVKAAVRRKESVEAGDLARIHLRLVDVDGAPDRLG; encoded by the coding sequence GTGGACGTCGAGTTCGAGACCCGGTTGCGTCTGTGGGACGCGCGCAAGCACGACTCGTGGACCTTCGCCGACCTGCCGACCGACGTGGCGGACGACATTGCGGACGTCGTCGAAGGGTCGTCGCGCGGGTTCGGTTCGGTCCGCGTCGAGGCGACCATCGGGACGACGACGTGGCGCACGTCGATCTTCCCGGGAGCCGAGACGTACGTGCTGCCCGTCAAGGCCGCGGTGCGGCGCAAGGAGTCCGTCGAGGCGGGTGACCTGGCGCGCATCCACCTGCGGCTCGTCGACGTGGACGGCGCGCCCGACCGGCTGGGCTGA
- a CDS encoding alpha/beta hydrolase has translation MALLTCHFFSDALRVSTAVTVVLPQATQAQIGMRGVADDAPPPVLYLLHGLSDDETIWTRRTSIERYAARHGVAVVMPRGGRSFYADEVHGGAYWTHLTAELPAVVASFFRVSTRREDTFVAGLSMGGYGAFKWALRHPERFAAAVSLSGALDVVSDAHLWDEEVPQVWGGQVPGPGDDLIGLVEQADPATLPALYVSCGAEDFLHGANLRWLEAARVRGVEVTTDVDGPGDHDWEYWDAKIQDVLEWLPLRG, from the coding sequence ATGGCGCTGCTCACCTGCCACTTCTTCTCCGACGCGCTGCGCGTCAGCACGGCGGTCACCGTCGTCCTCCCGCAGGCCACGCAGGCCCAGATCGGGATGCGAGGCGTCGCGGACGACGCGCCGCCGCCGGTGCTGTACCTCCTGCACGGCCTGAGCGACGACGAGACGATCTGGACCCGTCGGACGTCGATCGAGCGGTACGCGGCACGTCACGGTGTCGCTGTCGTGATGCCGCGCGGCGGGCGCTCGTTCTACGCCGACGAGGTGCACGGCGGCGCGTACTGGACGCACCTGACCGCCGAGCTGCCGGCGGTCGTCGCGTCGTTCTTCCGGGTCTCGACGCGTCGGGAGGACACGTTCGTCGCGGGGCTGTCGATGGGTGGCTACGGCGCGTTCAAGTGGGCGCTGCGCCACCCGGAGCGGTTCGCGGCGGCGGTTTCGCTGTCCGGCGCGCTGGACGTGGTGAGCGACGCGCACCTGTGGGACGAGGAGGTGCCGCAGGTGTGGGGCGGGCAGGTGCCCGGCCCGGGCGACGACCTGATCGGCCTGGTCGAGCAGGCCGACCCGGCCACGCTGCCGGCGCTGTACGTCTCGTGCGGCGCCGAGGACTTCCTGCACGGCGCGAACCTCCGCTGGCTGGAGGCCGCGCGTGTGCGGGGGGTCGAGGTCACCACCGACGTCGACGGTCCCGGCGACCACGACTGGGAGTACTGGGACGCGAAGATCCAGGACGTGCTGGAGTGGCTGCCGTTGCGGGGCTGA